A single window of Flavobacterium aestivum DNA harbors:
- a CDS encoding fibronectin type III domain-containing protein — MKKFYLNLQQYILKTIILFWTFLIVFVFGDSAFAQTTTVTITTTGSDSWTVPCGVTSITVKAWGAGGAGGAATINPSGGSGGGGGGYSTYIASVSSGQVINYTVGSKGLGGTGDGGDGGSTTILALTAHGGTGGLQDNGTFGLGGTASGGTTNTTGSDGSQGSVTTGGAGGDGANGGAGGAAAVIVTSNGNDGTGPGGGGGGGFQLAAGTSNGGNGADGQIVITYTTPATIGAPTSVTPSSGTGVCTGSSIDLNATSAGNTINWYTVPTGGTSIGSSASGADFSVSPAANTTYYAEAESSLGCISSSRTATGLITVNELPIITVQPTTPAAVCAGAGPRTITVTATTLPITYQWRKNGTPLTNTAPYSNVTTKTMSITAPAFSENGASFDVIVTNAEGCSATSNAVVLTVNPSPSAPTSVTPSSGTGVCTGSSTNLNATSAGNTINWYTVATGGTSIGSSASGADFSVTPASNTTYYAEAESPLGCVSSTRTATGLITVNALPIITVQPTTPPAVCAGAGPRTITVTATTLPITYQWRKNGTPLTNTAPYSNVTTKTMSITAPAVSENGASFDVIVTNAEGCSATSNAVVLTVNALPSAPTPVTPSSPVSVCNGASVNLNGTSAGNTIYWFTTATLGSSLGSAASGTNFPVVPANNTTTTYYAESRTPAGCASSTRTATSTVTTSALPVITTQPASPAAVCAGSGTRTISITATGVTTYQWRRNGVDLTNVAPYNGVTTATLTITNPAATDAGTFTVVLNGSGCSLTSNTATLTVNSLPTAPSPVTPSSAVVACNTAGTTPLNATSAGNTIDWYTVAIGGSTIGSSASGANFTVSAPTATVYYAESRNAATGCVSSSRTATASVTSNVLPVISTQPATPAAVCAGSGTVTISVTASGVSTYQWRRNGVNLTNVAPYSGVTTATLTITNPPIGDNGASFDVLLNSATCPVASNSVTLTVNAAPSAPTSVTPSSAVSFCSGSGTINLNGTSAGNTIYWYTVSTGGTSIGSSASGANFSVTPASTTTYYAEARNASGCNSATRTATATITVSTTPNPVIEFTEGQNDHTYTITTCGHIAPSENDLDVNSGNPSGNQNTFSPATGQWQVSYDNGATWANAPGPSSTTPQYIFDPVYTNYENIPGTYYFRLIITNNGCSGTSNSIVLTVTGSVTLTPGSIAGNQSSCTAPFDPVAFTAPTAPSGGAGAGTYSYIWQSSTDNTNFTTISGATADTYNAPAISQTTYYRRYVVSGTNGGGCSAVSNTITVSVGTLPAPVVGTITQPTCALATGSVALSGLPGGSWTINPGSIAGSTVTTTISGLAAGTYNFTVTQSSCTSPASANVVINAQPVTPSAPTASVTTQPTCSTPKGTIVVTVPAPAANVTYTVTGTSPVVAAVTQASATFANLSPGVYSVTTTNTTSGCTSSGTSLTVNAVPANPAAPTASVTVQPTCTTPKGTIVITVPAPAGNVVYTVTGTSPVVAAVTQASATFANLSPGIYSVTTTNTTTGCTSSATSLTVNAVPANPAAPTASVTVQPTCTTPTGTIVVTVPAPAANVTYTVTGTSPVVAAVTQASATFANLSPGIYSVTTTNTTTGCTSSATSLTVNAVPANPAAPTASVTVQPTCTTPTGTIVVTVPAPAANVTYTVTGTSPVVAAVTQASATFANLSPGIYSVTTTNTTTGCTSSAISLTVNAVPANPAAPTASVTVQPTCTTPTGTIVVTVPAPAANVTYTVTGTSPVVAAVTQASATFANLSPGIYSVTTTNTTTGCTSSAISLTVNAVPANPAAPTASVTVQPTCTTPTGTIVVTVPAPAANVTYTVSGTSPVVAAVTQASATFANLSPGVYSVTTTNTTTGCTSSATSLTVNAVPANPAAPTASVTIQPNCTTPTGTIVITVPAPAANVIYTVTGTAPVVAAVTQASATFANLDPGIYSVTTTNTTTGCTSSATSLTVNAQPPTPAVPTISSTAATCAADGTSTISNYLAGNTYTFTPAGPTVGAGGLISGMTLGTSYTVTASSGGCTSTASTSFSNAAQLTTPAVPTISSTAATCAADGSSTISNYLAGNTYTFTPAGSTVGAGGLISGMILGTSYTVTASSGGCTSTASASFSNAAQLTTPAVPTISSTAATCAAAGTSTISNYLAGNTYTFTPAGPTVGAGGLISGMTLGTSYTVTASSGGCTSTASASFSNAAQLVTPAVPTISSTAATCAADGSSTISNYLAGNTYTFTPAGPTVGAGGLISGMTLGTSYTVTASSGGCTSAASASFSNAAQLVTPAVPTISSTAATCAADGTSTISNYLAGNTYTFTPAGPTVGAGGLISGMTLGTSYTVTASSGGCTSTASASFSNAAQLVTPAVPTISSTAATCAADGTSTISNYLAGNTYTFTPAGPTVGAGGLIGGMTLGTSYTVTASSGGCSSTASASFSNAAQLTTPAVPTISSTAATCAADGTSTISNYLAGNTYTFTPAGPTVGAGGLISGMTLGTSYTVTASSGGCTSTASASFSNAAQLVTPAVPTISSTVATCAADGSSTISNYLAGNTYTFTPVGPTVGAGGLISGMILGTSYTVTASSGGCTSTASASFSNAAQLVTPAVPTISSTVATCAADGTSTISNYLAGNTYTFTPAGPTVGAGGLISGMTLGTSYTVTASSGGCTSTASTSFSNAAQLTTPAVPTISSTAATCAAAGTSTISNYLAGNTYTFTPAGPTVGAGGLISGMTLGTSYTVTASSGGCTSTASVSFSNAAQLITPAVPTISSTAATCAADGTSTISNYLAGNTYTFTPAGPTVGAGGLISGMTLGTSYTVTASSGGCTSTASASFSNAAQLITPAVPTISSTAATCAADGSSTISNYLAGNTYTFTPTGPTVGAGGLISGMILGTSYTITASSGGCTSTASASFSNAAQLVTPAVPTINSTAATCAADGTSTISNYLAGNTYTFTPAGPTVGAGGLISGMTLGASYTVTASSGGCTSTASASFSNAAQLVTPAVPTISSTAATCAADGTSTISNYLAGNTYTFTPAGPTVGASGLISGMTLGTSYTVTASSGGCTSTASASFSNAAQLVTPAVPTISSTAATCAADGTSTISNYLAGNTYTFTPAGPTVGAGGLISGMTLGTSYTVTASSGGCTSTASASFSNAAQLATPAVPTLTAGTINCNDATVDWTPSANVTGYRIDVATDAAFTSILPSYNNLPFGNAVVSTNVNGLASGMTFYVRVRAENSCGASANSTTLTITTGSSATSFTTTEEQPNCIVATGKITVNESVVDPSDQYSFDDGATYQSSNVKALLAAGTYKVKVKNVNGCETLAKTVVINASVTTTYTGTWSNGVPDILKRAVFASNYTFAGNLQACSCQVNTGVSVTVNSGFSLVLENGLDVVGTGIITFENNSSLIQTNNVVNTGNITYKRNTTPVGKFDYTYWSSPVSPQTLLNVSPTTLSDKYLSWDAVAGTWKIEATGTVMAKGVGYIIRGPQGNLTPAVYTANFIGVPNNGNISYSIAGSGLNYLIGNPYPSALDADAFLGANPALDGTIYFWTHNTPVTNLLYNHGDYASYNAVGGTGTAAINTGVSNSAPTGKVASGQSFFATTNAGGTVTFDNTMRVGAGGAILNNSQFFKGTKTKTASNALEKHRVWLNLSDTEGAFKQLLVGYVTSATNGIDRRFDGGSLDANTFVDFYSINDNKKLSIQGRALPFDMDDQVPLGYRTTIEGTFSIDIDQADGFLADIPIFLEDKLTGAIVNLKNGAYSFSTTVGTFDDRFVLRYFDKSIKGNNFNSDNFGEINKDVLITVKNHIVKIYSFGQIIDKVIIHDLMRRELFEEDNINSNEFSVPEFSLTDQVLIVKIRLNNGKWITEKIVF, encoded by the coding sequence TGCTTCGGTTAGTTCTGGTCAGGTTATAAATTATACTGTTGGTTCAAAAGGCTTAGGGGGCACTGGAGATGGCGGAGATGGTGGATCAACCACTATTTTGGCATTAACAGCCCATGGCGGTACTGGAGGACTTCAAGATAATGGTACATTTGGTCTTGGAGGAACAGCTTCTGGCGGAACTACGAATACTACAGGTTCTGATGGTTCACAAGGATCAGTTACCACTGGTGGAGCAGGAGGCGATGGCGCTAATGGAGGCGCAGGAGGAGCCGCCGCTGTAATAGTAACCTCAAATGGGAATGATGGGACTGGACCTGGTGGAGGTGGAGGTGGAGGTTTCCAATTGGCAGCCGGTACCTCTAACGGAGGTAATGGAGCCGATGGTCAAATTGTAATAACCTATACTACTCCAGCAACAATCGGAGCACCAACCTCAGTTACACCCAGTAGCGGAACAGGGGTTTGTACCGGATCAAGCATCGACTTGAATGCCACTTCAGCCGGAAATACAATTAATTGGTATACAGTACCTACTGGAGGAACATCTATTGGATCATCAGCAAGCGGAGCCGATTTTTCGGTATCGCCAGCAGCTAATACAACTTATTATGCCGAGGCAGAATCATCTTTAGGCTGTATAAGTTCCAGTCGAACCGCAACTGGTTTAATAACGGTAAATGAACTTCCGATTATTACTGTACAGCCTACCACGCCTGCAGCAGTTTGTGCCGGAGCTGGACCAAGAACAATAACGGTAACAGCAACCACTCTTCCTATAACGTATCAATGGAGAAAAAATGGGACGCCTTTGACCAATACAGCTCCCTATAGCAATGTTACTACTAAAACGATGTCAATAACTGCCCCAGCTTTTTCTGAAAATGGAGCTTCTTTTGATGTGATTGTGACTAATGCCGAAGGATGTTCAGCTACTTCTAATGCTGTGGTTTTGACGGTAAATCCTTCGCCTTCAGCTCCAACATCAGTTACACCCAGTAGCGGAACAGGGGTTTGTACCGGATCGAGCACTAACTTGAATGCGACTTCAGCCGGAAATACAATTAATTGGTACACGGTAGCTACAGGAGGAACTTCTATTGGTTCATCAGCAAGCGGAGCTGATTTTTCGGTAACACCAGCAAGTAATACAACTTATTATGCAGAGGCAGAATCACCTTTAGGTTGTGTAAGTTCTACTCGAACCGCAACTGGTTTAATAACGGTAAATGCACTTCCTATTATTACTGTACAACCTACTACACCTCCAGCAGTTTGTGCCGGAGCAGGTCCAAGAACTATTACAGTAACGGCAACGACTCTCCCCATAACCTATCAATGGAGAAAAAATGGGACGCCTTTGACCAATACTGCTCCTTATAGTAATGTTACCACTAAAACGATGTCAATAACTGCTCCAGCTGTTTCAGAAAATGGAGCTTCTTTTGATGTGATTGTGACTAATGCCGAAGGATGTTCAGCAACTTCCAATGCCGTGGTTTTGACGGTAAATGCTTTGCCTTCAGCTCCAACACCTGTCACACCCTCTAGTCCCGTGAGTGTTTGTAACGGGGCAAGTGTCAATTTGAATGGTACATCAGCCGGTAATACCATTTATTGGTTTACAACTGCAACTTTAGGATCAAGTCTTGGGTCTGCAGCTAGCGGAACCAATTTCCCGGTAGTGCCTGCAAACAATACAACTACAACGTATTATGCCGAATCACGTACTCCCGCAGGCTGTGCCAGTTCTACCCGTACAGCAACCAGTACAGTAACGACAAGTGCGCTTCCTGTTATTACTACACAACCCGCTAGCCCAGCAGCTGTTTGTGCCGGATCAGGAACAAGAACTATTAGTATAACGGCAACAGGTGTTACCACTTACCAATGGAGAAGAAATGGAGTAGACTTAACTAATGTCGCTCCTTATAACGGGGTTACTACGGCAACACTAACGATAACCAATCCGGCTGCTACAGATGCCGGTACTTTTACAGTGGTACTCAATGGTTCAGGTTGTTCACTAACTTCCAATACGGCAACGCTGACGGTGAATAGTCTTCCTACGGCACCTTCACCCGTGACTCCAAGTAGTGCAGTAGTGGCTTGTAATACAGCAGGAACCACGCCTCTAAATGCTACTTCTGCTGGTAATACGATTGATTGGTATACCGTTGCAATTGGGGGATCGACTATTGGTTCTTCGGCCAGTGGAGCCAATTTTACGGTATCTGCCCCAACAGCAACAGTGTATTATGCCGAATCCCGTAATGCAGCGACTGGCTGCGTCAGTTCCAGCCGAACTGCGACTGCCTCGGTAACATCAAATGTTTTACCAGTCATATCTACACAACCCGCAACCCCTGCCGCTGTTTGTGCCGGATCGGGAACAGTAACGATTAGTGTAACTGCAAGTGGTGTTAGCACTTATCAATGGAGAAGGAATGGTGTGAATTTAACTAATGTGGCTCCTTATAGTGGAGTTACTACAGCAACTCTGACGATAACCAATCCACCGATCGGTGATAATGGTGCTTCTTTTGATGTACTACTCAATAGTGCTACTTGTCCGGTTGCTTCCAATTCGGTTACTTTAACGGTCAATGCAGCACCTTCAGCACCTACTTCGGTTACACCTAGTAGTGCAGTTTCATTTTGTAGCGGCTCAGGAACAATAAATCTGAATGGTACTTCTGCTGGCAATACAATATATTGGTACACAGTATCCACAGGAGGTACCAGTATTGGATCATCTGCAAGTGGGGCCAATTTTTCAGTAACACCTGCAAGTACTACTACTTATTATGCTGAAGCTCGTAATGCTTCTGGTTGTAATAGTGCTACCCGAACCGCAACTGCCACAATAACGGTAAGTACAACACCTAATCCCGTTATTGAGTTTACTGAAGGACAGAATGATCACACTTATACGATAACTACTTGCGGTCATATCGCGCCATCGGAGAATGATCTTGACGTTAATTCGGGTAATCCAAGTGGTAATCAGAACACGTTTAGCCCTGCAACCGGACAATGGCAAGTAAGCTATGATAATGGAGCGACCTGGGCAAATGCTCCTGGGCCTTCAAGTACGACACCACAATACATATTTGATCCTGTTTATACCAATTATGAGAATATTCCCGGTACTTATTATTTCCGATTAATAATTACCAATAATGGTTGCTCAGGTACCAGTAACAGTATTGTATTAACTGTAACAGGAAGCGTTACTTTAACGCCAGGTTCCATTGCTGGAAATCAAAGTTCCTGTACAGCACCTTTTGATCCTGTAGCATTTACCGCGCCAACTGCACCAAGTGGTGGAGCTGGAGCTGGTACTTATAGTTATATATGGCAATCTTCAACAGACAATACGAACTTCACTACTATTTCGGGTGCTACGGCAGATACTTATAATGCTCCGGCAATTAGCCAAACAACATACTATCGTCGTTACGTAGTATCAGGAACCAATGGGGGAGGATGTAGTGCTGTTAGTAATACAATTACAGTTTCGGTAGGAACTCTGCCAGCTCCTGTTGTCGGAACTATTACACAGCCTACTTGTGCTTTAGCTACAGGTAGTGTGGCATTAAGTGGTTTACCGGGAGGAAGCTGGACGATAAACCCTGGAAGCATTGCGGGTAGTACTGTGACTACTACCATCTCTGGACTTGCTGCTGGTACCTATAATTTTACGGTAACGCAATCATCGTGTACTTCGCCAGCATCTGCCAATGTGGTTATAAATGCACAACCAGTTACTCCATCAGCACCAACAGCAAGTGTAACCACACAGCCTACCTGTTCCACACCAAAAGGAACTATAGTAGTTACTGTTCCTGCGCCAGCGGCTAATGTTACTTATACGGTAACCGGAACATCTCCGGTTGTGGCTGCGGTAACTCAAGCGTCTGCTACATTTGCAAATCTAAGTCCGGGAGTTTATTCAGTAACCACTACCAATACTACATCTGGATGTACATCTAGTGGAACAAGTCTTACTGTAAATGCAGTTCCGGCAAACCCTGCAGCGCCAACGGCCAGTGTAACGGTACAGCCTACCTGTACTACTCCAAAAGGAACAATAGTAATCACAGTACCAGCACCGGCAGGAAATGTGGTCTATACTGTAACCGGAACATCTCCGGTTGTGGCAGCGGTAACCCAAGCATCAGCTACATTTGCAAATTTAAGTCCGGGAATTTATTCGGTAACTACTACCAATACTACTACGGGCTGTACATCAAGTGCAACGAGTCTAACGGTAAATGCAGTTCCAGCGAATCCAGCAGCGCCAACAGCCAGTGTAACTGTCCAACCTACCTGTACCACACCAACAGGAACGATAGTAGTTACAGTTCCAGCGCCAGCGGCTAATGTTACTTATACAGTAACCGGAACATCTCCGGTTGTGGCAGCGGTAACCCAAGCGTCAGCTACATTTGCAAACTTAAGTCCGGGAATTTATTCGGTAACTACTACCAATACGACTACGGGCTGTACATCAAGTGCAACAAGTCTAACAGTAAACGCAGTTCCAGCGAATCCAGCAGCGCCAACGGCAAGTGTAACTGTCCAACCTACCTGTACGACACCAACAGGAACGATAGTAGTTACAGTTCCGGCGCCAGCGGCTAATGTTACTTATACGGTAACCGGAACATCGCCGGTTGTGGCGGCGGTAACACAAGCGTCAGCTACATTTGCAAATTTAAGTCCGGGAATTTATTCGGTAACTACCACCAATACTACCACGGGATGTACATCAAGTGCAATAAGCCTAACGGTAAATGCGGTTCCAGCGAATCCAGCAGCGCCAACGGCAAGTGTAACTGTCCAACCTACGTGTACTACACCAACGGGAACGATAGTAGTTACAGTTCCAGCGCCAGCGGCTAATGTTACTTATACGGTAACTGGAACATCTCCGGTTGTGGCGGCGGTAACACAAGCGTCAGCTACATTTGCAAATTTAAGTCCGGGAATTTATTCGGTAACTACCACCAATACTACCACGGGATGTACATCAAGTGCAATAAGCCTAACGGTAAATGCGGTTCCAGCGAATCCAGCAGCGCCAACGGCAAGTGTAACTGTCCAACCTACGTGTACTACACCAACGGGAACGATAGTAGTTACAGTTCCAGCGCCGGCGGCTAATGTTACTTATACGGTAAGCGGAACATCTCCGGTTGTGGCAGCGGTAACCCAAGCGTCAGCTACATTTGCAAATCTAAGTCCGGGAGTTTATTCGGTAACCACTACCAATACAACTACTGGCTGTACATCAAGTGCAACAAGTCTAACGGTAAATGCTGTTCCAGCGAATCCAGCAGCACCAACAGCCAGTGTAACAATACAGCCTAACTGTACTACACCAACAGGAACAATAGTAATTACTGTTCCTGCGCCAGCGGCTAATGTTATATATACAGTAACCGGAACTGCTCCAGTTGTGGCAGCGGTAACACAAGCGTCGGCTACATTTGCAAACCTAGATCCAGGAATTTATTCGGTAACTACTACTAATACGACTACGGGCTGTACATCAAGTGCAACAAGCCTAACGGTAAATGCACAGCCACCGACACCAGCAGTTCCAACAATCAGCAGTACTGCTGCAACTTGTGCTGCCGATGGTACGAGTACGATCAGCAATTATCTTGCGGGTAACACTTATACATTCACTCCGGCAGGTCCAACAGTGGGTGCAGGCGGACTGATAAGTGGTATGACCCTAGGCACATCCTACACCGTTACGGCGAGTAGCGGAGGCTGTACCTCTACAGCTTCGACCTCATTCAGCAATGCGGCTCAGTTGACAACTCCTGCAGTTCCAACAATCAGTAGCACCGCAGCTACCTGTGCTGCAGATGGTTCGAGCACGATTAGTAATTATCTAGCCGGTAACACTTATACATTTACCCCAGCGGGTTCAACAGTGGGCGCGGGCGGATTAATCAGCGGCATGATCTTAGGTACATCCTACACCGTTACAGCAAGTAGCGGAGGCTGTACTTCTACAGCTTCGGCTTCATTCAGCAATGCGGCTCAGTTGACAACTCCAGCGGTTCCAACTATCAGTAGCACTGCTGCTACCTGTGCTGCTGCCGGTACGAGCACGATTAGTAATTATCTAGCCGGTAACACTTATACATTTACCCCAGCGGGTCCAACAGTGGGCGCGGGCGGACTGATCAGCGGTATGACCCTAGGTACTTCCTATACCGTTACAGCAAGTAGCGGAGGCTGTACCTCTACAGCTTCGGCTTCGTTCAGTAATGCAGCTCAATTAGTTACTCCAGCGGTTCCAACAATCAGTAGCACCGCAGCTACCTGTGCAGCCGACGGTTCGAGCACGATCAGCAATTATTTAGCGGGTAACACCTATACATTTACCCCAGCGGGTCCAACAGTGGGCGCGGGCGGACTGATCAGCGGTATGACCCTAGGTACTTCCTATACCGTTACAGCAAGTAGCGGAGGCTGTACTTCTGCGGCTTCGGCTTCGTTCAGCAATGCGGCTCAGTTGGTGACTCCAGCGGTTCCAACAATCAGTAGTACCGCAGCTACTTGTGCTGCCGACGGTACGAGTACAATCAGTAATTATCTAGCGGGCAACACCTATACATTTACCCCAGCGGGTCCAACGGTGGGCGCGGGCGGACTGATCAGCGGCATGACTCTCGGTACTTCGTATACCGTTACGGCGAGTAGCGGAGGCTGTACCTCAACAGCTTCAGCTTCATTCAGTAATGCGGCGCAATTGGTAACCCCAGCGGTTCCAACAATCAGTAGTACCGCGGCGACTTGTGCTGCCGATGGTACAAGTACGATCAGTAATTATCTAGCGGGCAACACCTATACATTCACTCCGGCAGGTCCAACGGTTGGAGCAGGCGGACTGATTGGCGGCATGACTCTCGGTACATCCTATACCGTTACAGCGAGTAGCGGAGGTTGTAGCTCAACAGCTTCGGCTTCGTTCAGTAATGCGGCTCAGTTGACAACTCCAGCGGTTCCGACAATCAGCAGTACCGCTGCTACTTGTGCTGCCGACGGTACGAGTACAATCAGCAATTATCTAGCGGGTAACACCTATACATTTACCCCTGCGGGTCCAACGGTGGGAGCGGGCGGACTGATTAGCGGTATGACTCTCGGTACATCCTATACCGTTACAGCCAGCAGCGGAGGCTGTACTTCTACAGCTTCGGCTTCGTTCAGCAATGCGGCGCAATTGGTGACTCCAGCGGTTCCGACAATCAGCAGTACTGTGGCTACCTGTGCAGCCGACGGTTCGAGCACGATCAGCAATTATCTAGCGGGTAACACCTATACATTTACCCCAGTAGGCCCAACAGTGGGCGCGGGCGGATTAATCAGCGGCATGATCTTAGGTACATCCTACACCGTTACAGCAAGTAGCGGAGGCTGTACTTCTACAGCTTCGGCTTCATTCAGCAATGCGGCTCAATTAGTTACTCCAGCGGTTCCAACAATCAGCAGTACCGTGGCGACTTGTGCTGCCGATGGTACGAGTACGATCAGCAATTATCTAGCTGGTAACACTTATACATTCACTCCGGCAGGTCCAACGGTGGGTGCGGGCGGATTGATCAGCGGCATGACTCTCGGTACATCCTACACCGTTACAGCCAGTAGCGGAGGTTGTACCTCTACAGCTTCGACCTCATTCAGCAATGCGGCTCAGTTGACAACTCCTGCGGTTCCAACAATCAGCAGTACCGCGGCGACTTGTGCTGCTGCCGGTACGAGTACAATCAGCAATTATCTAGCGGGTAACACTTATACATTCACTCCGGCAGGTCCAACAGTGGGTGCGGGTGGACTGATTAGCGGCATGACTCTTGGTACTTCGTATACTGTTACAGCAAGCAGCGGAGGTTGTACTTCTACAGCTTCGGTTTCATTCAGTAATGCGGCTCAGTTGATTACTCCTGCGGTTCCAACAATCAGCAGTACTGCTGCAACTTGTGCTGCCGATGGTACGAGCACGATCAGTAATTATCTAGCGGGTAACACCTATACATTTACCCCTGCAGGTCCAACAGTGGGAGCGGGTGGACTGATCAGCGGCATGACCTTAGGAACTTCGTATACCGTTACGGCAAGTAGCGGAGGTTGTACCTCAACAGCTTCGGCTTCGTTCAGCAATGCAGCGCAATTGATAACCCCGGCGGTTCCGACAATCAGCAGCACCGCAGCTACTTGTGCTGCCGACGGTTCGAGCACAATCAGCAATTATCTAGCAGGTAATACCTATACTTTTACTCCGACTGGTCCAACAGTGGGCGCGGGCGGACTAATTAGCGGTATGATTTTAGGTACTTCTTATACTATTACAGCGAGTAGCGGAGGCTGTACCTCAACAGCTTCAGCTTCATTCAGCAATGCGGCTCAGTTGGTGACTCCAGCGGTTCCAACAATCAATAGCACCGCAGCTACTTGTGCTGCCGACGGCACGAGCACTATCAGCAATTATCTAGCGGGTAACACTTATACATTCACTCCAGCGGGTCCAACAGTGGGTGCAGGCGGATTGATTAGCGGCATGACTCTCGGTGCATCCTACACCGTTACAGCCAGTAGCGGAGGCTGTACCTCTACAGCTTCGGCTTCATTCAGTAATGCAGCTCAATTAGTTACTCCAGCGGTTCCGACAATCAGTAGCACTGCGGCGACTTGTGCTGCCGATGGTACGAGTACGATCAGCAATTATCTAGCGGGTAACACTTATACATTTACCCCAGCGGGTCCAACAGTGGGTGCGAGCGGATTAATCAGCGGCATGACTCTCGGTACATCTTACACCGTTACGGCCAGTAGCGGAGGTTGTACCTCTACAGCTTCGGCTTCATTCAGTAATGCAGCGCAATTGGTAACCCCAGCGGTTCCAACAATCAGCAGTACCGCGGCGACTTGTGCTGCCGACGGTACGAGTACGATCAGCAATTATCTAGCCGGTAACACCTATACATTCACTCCGGCAGGTCCAACAGTGGGCGCAGGCGGATTGATTAGCGGTATGACTCTTGGTACTTCTTACACCGTTACGGCCAGTAGCGGAGGCTGTACCTCAACAGCTTCGGCTTCGTTCAGTAATGCGGCCCAATTGGCTACCCCTGCGGTTCCAACGCTTACTGCTGGTACTATTAACTGTAATGATGCAACAGTAGATTGGACACCATCAGCTAATGTAACAGGTTATCGTATAGATGTGGCAACAGATGCGGCTTTTACAAGTATTTTGCCATCTTATAACAATTTGCCATTCGGCAATGCAGTAGTTTCAACGAATGTAAACGGATTGGCATCGGGCATGACATTTTATGTAAGAGTACGTGCAGAAAATAGTTGCGGAGCGAGTGCTAATTCGACTACTCTTACAATAACTACCGGATCTAGTGCAACTAGTTTTACAACTACTGAAGAACAACCCAATTGTATAGTTGCTACAGGAAAAATAACTGTTAATGAGTCTGTTGTTGATCCATCTGATCAATATAGTTTTGATGATGGAGCGACATATCAATCTTCGAATGTAAAAGCGTTATTGGCTGCTGGAACTTATAAAGTGAAAGTAAAAAATGTAAATGGATGTGAAACTTTAGCCAAAACAGTTGTCATAAATGCTTCGGTTACTACAACTTATACCGGAACATGGTCTAATGGAGTTCCCGATATACTTAAAAGAGCAGTTTTTGCAAGTAATTATACATTTGCGGGAAATCTACAAGCCTGTTCTTGTCAAGTGAATACAGGAGTTAGCGTAACTGTTAATTCAGGATTCTCTTTAGTGTTAGAAAACGGACTAGATGTAGTAGGAACCGGAATAATAACTTTTGAAAACAATTCAAGTTTGATACAAACCAATAATGTGGTTAATACAGGAAATATAACTTATAAAAGAAATACCACACCAGTTGGTAAATTTGATTATACTTATTGGTCTTCTCCGGTTTCCCCTCAAACTTTATTGAATGTTTCGCCTACAACATTATCTGATAAGTATTTATCTTGGGATGCTGTTGCCGGAACATGGAAAATTGAAGCTACAGGAACCGTAATGGCCAAAGGGGTTGGTTATATTATTCGTGGTCCACAAGGAAATTTGACTCCAGCAGTTTATACGGCAAACTTTATTGGTGTACCTAATAACGGAAATATCTCTTATTCTATAGCTGGTTCTGGATTGAATTATCTTATTGGAAATCCATATCCGTCTGCTTTAGATGCCGATGCATTTTTGGGGGCAAATCCAGCTTTAGACGGAACTATTTATTTTTGGACACATAATACACCAGTAACAAATCTTCTCTATAATCATGGTGATTATGCTTCTTACAATGCAGTGGGAGGTACCGGAACAGCTGCAATAAATACTGGAGTTAGCAATTCTGCTCCAACAGGAAAAGTAGCCTCAGGACAATCGTTTTTTGCGACAACAAATGCTGGGGGTACTGTTACTTTTGATAATACGATGAGAGTAGGTGCTGGCGGAGCAATACTTAATAATTCTCAATTCTTTAAAGGAACGAAAACTAAAACGGCAAGTAATGCATTAGAAAAACACCGGGTTTGGTTAAATTTATCAGATACAGAAGGTGCCTTCAAGCAATTGTTAGTTGGGTATGTTACCAGCGCAACTAATGGAATTGATAGACGTTTTGATGGAGGAAGCCTGGATGCAAATACCTTTGTAGATTTTTATAGTATTAATGATAATAAGAAACTTTCTATTCAAGGACGTGCTTTACCATTTGATATGGACGACCAAGTGCCTTTGGGATATAGAACGACTATTGAAGGAACTTTTTCGATTGATATTGACCAAGCTGATGGATTTTTAGCTGATATACCAATATTTTTAGAGGATAAATTGACGGGTGCTATTGTTAATCTTAAAAATGGAGCATATAGCTTTTCTACAACTGTAGGGACATTCGATGATCGTTTTGTATTGCGATACTTTGATAAGTCTATTAAGGGAAATAATTTTAACTCTGATAATTTTGGTGAAATAAATAAAGATGTACTGATCACAGTTAAAAATCATATTGTGAAAATCTATTCTTTTGGTCAAATCATTGATAAAGTGATTATTCACGATTTGATGAGAAGAGAGCTTTTTGAAGAAGATAATATCAATAGCAATGAATTTAGTGTTCCTGAATTTAGTTTGACTGATCAAGTTTTGATAGTGAAAATCCGTTTGAATAATGGCAAATGGATTACAGAGAAAATTGTTTTTTAA